One Coffea arabica cultivar ET-39 chromosome 5e, Coffea Arabica ET-39 HiFi, whole genome shotgun sequence DNA segment encodes these proteins:
- the LOC113743377 gene encoding uncharacterized protein isoform X2 produces MMKSRGMSSAEGKYSLYRQGSSGWSTLRNEEFQEEDVWGILGRSKELKKSNSDSYRESSSMVSRRRPTASRMIPKATSSNSGTEPKIIQQSAPVNIPDWSKIYGSSSKKPSNTVSRLDDDDDHGNSDGVMYNSWDSDEEEEDDGSVVPPHEWIARKLARSQITSFSVCEGVGRTLKGRDLSNVRNAVLTKTGFLE; encoded by the exons ATGATGAAATCAAG GGGGATGTCATCAGCTGAAGGCAAGTATAGCTTGTACAGGCAAGGCAGCTCTGGTTGGTCAACCTTGAGGAAtgaagaatttcaagaagaagATGTCTGGGGTATTCTCGGGCGAAGTAAAGAATTGAAGAAGTCCAACTCTGATTCCTACAGAGAATCGTCCTCTATGGTTTCGAGGCGCCGGCCGACTGCATCGAGAATGATTCCAAAAGCCACCAGTAGTAATTCTGGGACCGAACCCAAAATTATTCAACAGTCAGCCCCTGTTAACATCCCTGATTGGTCCAAGATTTATGGAAGCAGCTCCAAAAAACCATCCAATACTGTTTCACGgcttgatgatgatgatgatcacGGCAATAGCGATGGCGTGATGTATAACAGTTGGGAcagtgatgaagaagaggaagatgatggcAGTGTGGTTCCACCCCATGAATGGATCGCCAGAAAGCTTGCAAGGAGTCAAATAACCTCATTTTCTGTGTGCGAAGGTGTTGGAAGAACACTCAAAGGTAGAGATCTGAGCAATGTCAGAAATGCTGTGTTAACCAAAACAGGATTTCTTGAGTAA
- the LOC113743377 gene encoding uncharacterized protein isoform X1, whose translation MFINCRGMSSAEGKYSLYRQGSSGWSTLRNEEFQEEDVWGILGRSKELKKSNSDSYRESSSMVSRRRPTASRMIPKATSSNSGTEPKIIQQSAPVNIPDWSKIYGSSSKKPSNTVSRLDDDDDHGNSDGVMYNSWDSDEEEEDDGSVVPPHEWIARKLARSQITSFSVCEGVGRTLKGRDLSNVRNAVLTKTGFLE comes from the exons ATGTTCATAAACTGTAG GGGGATGTCATCAGCTGAAGGCAAGTATAGCTTGTACAGGCAAGGCAGCTCTGGTTGGTCAACCTTGAGGAAtgaagaatttcaagaagaagATGTCTGGGGTATTCTCGGGCGAAGTAAAGAATTGAAGAAGTCCAACTCTGATTCCTACAGAGAATCGTCCTCTATGGTTTCGAGGCGCCGGCCGACTGCATCGAGAATGATTCCAAAAGCCACCAGTAGTAATTCTGGGACCGAACCCAAAATTATTCAACAGTCAGCCCCTGTTAACATCCCTGATTGGTCCAAGATTTATGGAAGCAGCTCCAAAAAACCATCCAATACTGTTTCACGgcttgatgatgatgatgatcacGGCAATAGCGATGGCGTGATGTATAACAGTTGGGAcagtgatgaagaagaggaagatgatggcAGTGTGGTTCCACCCCATGAATGGATCGCCAGAAAGCTTGCAAGGAGTCAAATAACCTCATTTTCTGTGTGCGAAGGTGTTGGAAGAACACTCAAAGGTAGAGATCTGAGCAATGTCAGAAATGCTGTGTTAACCAAAACAGGATTTCTTGAGTAA
- the LOC113743377 gene encoding uncharacterized protein isoform X3, giving the protein MSSAEGKYSLYRQGSSGWSTLRNEEFQEEDVWGILGRSKELKKSNSDSYRESSSMVSRRRPTASRMIPKATSSNSGTEPKIIQQSAPVNIPDWSKIYGSSSKKPSNTVSRLDDDDDHGNSDGVMYNSWDSDEEEEDDGSVVPPHEWIARKLARSQITSFSVCEGVGRTLKGRDLSNVRNAVLTKTGFLE; this is encoded by the coding sequence ATGTCATCAGCTGAAGGCAAGTATAGCTTGTACAGGCAAGGCAGCTCTGGTTGGTCAACCTTGAGGAAtgaagaatttcaagaagaagATGTCTGGGGTATTCTCGGGCGAAGTAAAGAATTGAAGAAGTCCAACTCTGATTCCTACAGAGAATCGTCCTCTATGGTTTCGAGGCGCCGGCCGACTGCATCGAGAATGATTCCAAAAGCCACCAGTAGTAATTCTGGGACCGAACCCAAAATTATTCAACAGTCAGCCCCTGTTAACATCCCTGATTGGTCCAAGATTTATGGAAGCAGCTCCAAAAAACCATCCAATACTGTTTCACGgcttgatgatgatgatgatcacGGCAATAGCGATGGCGTGATGTATAACAGTTGGGAcagtgatgaagaagaggaagatgatggcAGTGTGGTTCCACCCCATGAATGGATCGCCAGAAAGCTTGCAAGGAGTCAAATAACCTCATTTTCTGTGTGCGAAGGTGTTGGAAGAACACTCAAAGGTAGAGATCTGAGCAATGTCAGAAATGCTGTGTTAACCAAAACAGGATTTCTTGAGTAA
- the LOC113687789 gene encoding heterodimeric geranylgeranyl pyrophosphate synthase small subunit 2, chloroplastic-like, with protein sequence MARALSTCNGRANLFGSSTSNLLSPSSVCYRPLVVRMSREQPYWANIEADVETHLKEAIPIRHPVSVFEPMHHLAFAAPRTTAPALCIAACELVGGHRSQAMAAASAIQLMHAAASAHEQLPLTDRTRPKTKPATERKFGPNIELLTGDGIVPFGFELLADSLYSAQNNPDRVLRVMTEIARATGSQGVVDGQFREFIISQSDEEGAVDASSIEYVSRKKEGELHACAAACGAILGGGSEAEIEKLRSYGLYAGTIQGMLYGIGRNQKGVREMVENLRALALKEVESFKNREIEAISSLVEPELSFV encoded by the exons ATGGCTAGAGCTCTTTCAACTTGCAATGGAAGGGCGAATCTTTTCGGGTCCTCCACATCAAATCTTCTTAGCCCTTCGTCAGTATGTTACAGGCCTCTGGTGGTCAGAATGTCCCGAGAGCAACCTTACTGGGCAAATATCGAAGCGGACGTCGAAACACATCTAAAGGAAGCCATCCCAATCCGGCATCCGGTTTCGGTCTTCGAGCCCATGCATCATCTAGCCTTTGCAGCGCCGAGAACCACAGCCCCGGCCCTGTGCATTGCTGCTTGTGAACTCGTCGGCGGCCACCGGAGCCAGGCCATGGCTGCGGCGTCTGCTATTCAGCTCATGCATGCAGCTGCGTCTGCTCACGAGCAGCTTCCCTTGACCGACAGGACCAGGCCCAAGACCAAGCCCGCAACGGAACGTAAGTTCGGCCCCAATATTGAGCTCCTGACCGGGGACGGAATCGTGCCATTTGGGTTCGAGCTGCTGGCTGATTCGCTGTATTCAGCCCAAAACAATCCGGATCGGGTGTTGAGGGTAATGACCGAAATCGCCAGGGCCACAGGATCGCAGGGGGTGGTGGATGGCCAATTCAGGGAATTCATCATCAGCCAATCGGATGAGGAAGGGGCGGTCGATGCGAGCTCGATTGAGTATGTGAGCAGGAAGAAAGAAGGTGAACTGCATGCTTGTGCTGCAGCTTGTGGAGCAATATTAGGAGGCG gcaGCGAGGCAGAAATCGAGAAGTTGAGAAGCTATGGACTCTATGCCGGAACCATACAAGGAATGCTATATGGAATTGGAAGAAATCAAAAGGGAGTGCGAGAAATGGTGGAAAATTTGAGAGCACTGGCCCTGAAAGAAGTGGAAAGTTTCAAGAACAGAGAAATTGAGGCAATTTCTAGCTTGGTGGAGCCTGAACTCAGCTTCGTCTAG